The following proteins are encoded in a genomic region of Oncorhynchus kisutch isolate 150728-3 linkage group LG4, Okis_V2, whole genome shotgun sequence:
- the fbxl9 gene encoding F-box/LRR-repeat protein 14 — translation MGEITMETPELPLEIVTYILSFLKASDRKEASLVCWSWYDASQDLQFQRNDTFKFPASISSLDLIRGLSRRSRCSLVISHLDGSSMSRAVLQEIGLHLGPRLESLALPGSSVTESSLLALLPHLTALRRLDLRGLDSLFMSGAFLSKEEHRQQVGVALAGLEELDLSDLRYLSDLTFNRLTGCTLRLRRLSLAGCHIAFEFDPYRGCPVGPDSSALLSLRNLRRLLQEQASTVRGLDLSRTSITPESLRSVAQVGGLSLEELRLRGCKELTDYSVEVLCKHQPGLRILDLSACTELTSRAVLAVALSLKGLRFLSLSRDWRMTDKGLADLMMLPELRNLDLSECLHVSGAEIVKGLSALEPRARLETLSFKSCTYIRDLAVFSLARLLGSSLRELDLTSCVYLTDLSVRAIATYLPGLVVLRLGWCKEITDWGLLGMVELTKECEPSKEMEDKGPSFTRTFGNMGFFRPPSMPFQEKPRLVTDEDLGVFKEQDGSSLLALRSLQELDLSACSKLTDSSITQVLRYPDLQRLSLSMLPEISDDSLASVAYHCRSLTSLALSHCPQISDQGIARAAPYLARLQHLYLSCCDAVTDRALSMLVQHCKRLRTLDISMCKDISITTVDLLQSQLPFLENVHCRFVGGADLTLTL, via the exons ATGGGAGAAATAACCATGGAAACGCCTGAGTTACCTCTTGAG ATCGTCACCTACATCCTAAGTTTCCTCAAAGCATCAGACAGGAAGGAAGCCTCTTTGGTGTGCTGGAGCTGGTATGATGCGAGCCAAGACCTCCAATTTCAG AGGAATGACACCTTCAAGTTCCCAGCCTCTATCTCCTCCCTGGATCTGATCCGGGGCCTGAGTAGGCGTTCCCGCTGCAGCCTGGTCATAAGCCATCTGGATGGGTCCAGTATGTCCCGGGCTGTGCTTCAGGAGATAGGGCTCCATCTAGGCCCTCGGCTGGAGAGCCTGGCCCTGCCAGGAAGCAGCGTGACCGAGTCTTCCCTCCTGGCCCTGCTGCCCCACCTGACCGCCCTGCGCAGGCTTGACCTCCGTGGCCTGGACAGCCTCTTCATGTCTGGAGCCTTCCTGTCCAAAGAAGAGCACCGCCAGCAG GTGGGGGTAGCTTTAGCAGGTCTTGAGGAGCTGGATCTCTCTGACCTGCGCTATCTATCAGATCTCACCTTCAACCGACTCACAGGCTGCACTCTCAGACTTCGCCGTCTCTCCCTGGCCGGCTGCCACATCGCCTTTGAGTTTGACCCGTACCGTGGCTGCCCCGTGGGGCCTGACTCCTCTGCCCTGCTCTCCCTACGTAACCTCCGCAGGCTGCTGCAGGAGCAGGCCTCCACCGTGCGGGGGCTGGACCTGAGCAGAACTAGCATCACCCCAGAGTCGCTGCGCTCCGTGGCCCAGGTAGGGGGCCTGTCTCTAGAGGAGCTGCGTCTGCGGGGCTGCAAGGAGCTGACAGACTACTCCGTGGAGGTGCTCTGCAAGCACCAGCCTGGCCTCCGGATCCTGGACCTCAGCGCCTGTACAGAGCTCACCAGCCGGGCTGTACTGGCTGTGGCCCTGAGCCTTAAGGGCCTccggttcctctctctgtctcgggaCTGGAGGATGACGGATAAAGGGCTGGCCGACCTGATGATGCTGCCGGAGCTGAGGAACCTGGATCTGTCTGAGTGCCTGCATGTCAGTGGGGCTGAGATAGTGAAAGGGCTCTCTGCCCTGGAGCCCAGGGCACGGTTGGAGACACTCAGCTTCAAGAGCTGCACCTATatcagg gATCTGGCTGTGTTCTCTCTGGCTCGGCTGCTGGGCTCCAGTTTGCGGGAGCTGGACCTCACCTCCTGCGTCTACCTCACAGACCTGAGTGTGCGTGCTATCGCCACCTACCTGCCCGGGCTGGTGGTGCTGCGACTGGGCTGGTGCAAGGAGATCACAGACTGGGGGCTGCTGGGCATGGTGGAGCTCACCAAGGAGTGTGAGCCCAGCAAGGAAATG GAGGACAAGGGGCCCAGCTTCACCCGTACTTTTGGAAATATGGGTTTCTTCCGGCCTCCCAGCATGCCCTTCCAGGAGAAGCCCCGGCTGGTGACGGACGAGGACCTGGGGGTGTTCAAGGAACAGGACGGGTCCTCACTGCTGGCCCTCAGGAGCCTCCAGGAGCTCGACCTGTCTGCCTGCTCCAAACTCACTGACAGCAGCATCACACAG GTGCTGCGTTATCCAGACCTCcagcgcctctctctctccatgctgccTGAGATCAGTGATGACAGCCTGGCGTCGGTGGCCTACCACTGCCGCAGCCTCACCAGCTTGGCACTCAGCCACTGCCCCCAGATCAGTGACCAGGGTATCGCCCGCGCCGCCCCCTACCTCGCCAGGCTGCAGCACCTCTATCTGTCCTGCTGCGACGCAGTCACAGatag GGCTCTCTCCATGCTCGTCCAACACTGTAAGAGATTGCGGACGCTGGACATCTCCATGTGTAAAGACATCTCCATAACAACAGTGGACCTCCTCCAATCCCAGCTGCCCTTCCTAGAGAATGTCCACTGCCGCTTTGTGGGCGGAGCTGATCTGACCCTCACACTCTGA
- the LOC109889575 gene encoding engulfment and cell motility protein 3 isoform X1, which produces MPQQKDIVKIAIQMPGAYPQLIQLDQKKPLSAVIKEVCDGWNLPGPDNYALQYADGVQTYITESNRLDIKNGCILRLTKAPGRCAEDLYKGIQSSDSDVRCDSLKQLACVSTDVTFAQEFISRNGHSLLVKIVEDAHEAPLIMAHTLTGFMELMDHGIVSWENVSAVFIKKIASFVNATVLDASIQQVSLAILESMVLSSSSLFQQVKQEVTLERLLSQLQVTNQQIQTKAMALLMALLQTAGHADRQELFVFLGKKNLRQYIYKNIIHSSASVGDEMAHYLYVLQSVTLNHLESRMRMPLDSYNQDQREILHGLRQAAFETESENSLSHERRRSLCAKEFKKLGFSNNSNPGQDLLRAPPGLLALDTMAHFASRYPDAYSRFVLENSSREDKHECPFARSSIQLTLILCEILSIGEPPSETGSDYHPIFFAQDQLLDELFCICIQLLNKTWKEMRATQEDFDKVMQVVREQITRTLSSKPTSLELFKNKVNALNYSEILKLRQTERLHQEETLAPPVLELKERLRPELLELIRQQRLNRLCQGTLFRKISSRRRQDKLWHCRLSPNHKVLHFGDVEEESETPTIESLQEKIPVADIKALLMGKDCPHMKEHKGKQTKEVLALAFSVTYDVEEYSLNFIASSRTDFCLWTDGLSVLLGRDMSSECMRSELETLLSMEIKLRLLDLENVPIPDSAPPVPKPPSNFNFCYDFSQAEQ; this is translated from the exons ATGCCGCAACAGAAGGATATCGTGAAAATTGCCATCCAGATGCCAGGGGCATACCCTCAGCTCATTCAACTGGACCAG AAAAAGCCCCTTTCTGCTGTAATTAAGGAGGTTTGTGACGG GTGGAATCTTCCGGGCCCTGATAACTACGCCCTCCAGTATGCCGACGGTGTTCAGACCTACATCACTGAATCT AACCGTCTGGACATAAAGAATGGCTGCATTCTCCGTCTGACCAAGGCACCG GGCCGTTGTGCCGAGGACCTCTACAAGGGCATCCAGAGCTCCGACTCAGACGTGCGCTGTGATTCGCTGAAGCAGCTGGCCTGCGTGTCTACTGATGTCACGTTTGCTCAGGAGTTTATCAGCCGTAATGGCCACTCTCTGCTGGTGAAGATCGTAGAGGACGCTCACGA GGCCCCTCTGATCATGGCGCACACACTGACAGGCTTCATGGAGCTGATGGATCATGGGATTGTATCCTGGGAGAACGTCTCTGCTGTCTTCATCAAGAAG ATTGCCAGCTTCGTCAATGCCACGGTGCTGGATGCGTCCATCCAGCAGGTGTCCCTGGCCATCCTGGAGAGCATGGTGCTGAGCAGCAGCAGCCTCTTCCAGCAGGTCAAGCAGGAAGTCACTCTAGAGAGACTGCTCTCACAACTGCAGGT GACAAACCAGCAGATTCAAACCAAAGCCATGGCCCTCCTCATGGCTCTGCTACAGACAGctggacatgcagacagacag GAGCTGTTTGTCTTCCTAGGGAAGAAAAATCTTCGACAGTATATCTATAAG AACATCATCCATAGTTCTGCCTCCGTGGGGGATGAGATGGCCCATTACCTGTACGTCCTCCAGTCTGTCACTTTGAACCACCTGGAGTCTCGCATGAGGATGCCCCTGGACTCCTACAACCAG gACCAGAGGGAGATTCTACATGGCCTGCGGCAGGCGGCCTTTGAGACGGAGAGTGAGAACAGCTTGAGTCATGAGCGACGACGCTCTCTCTGCGCCAAGGAGTTCAAGAAGCTGGGCTTCTCT aacAACAGTAACCCAGGTCAGGACTTGCTCCGGGCCCCTCCAGGCCTGCTGGCCCTAGACACCATGGCCCACTTTGCCTCCCGCTACCCCGATGCCTACAGCAGG TTTGTTCTGGAGAACAGCAGTAGGGAGGATAAGCACGAGTGTCCATTCGCCCGCAGCAGCATCCAGCTGACTCTCATCCTGTGTGAGATCCTAAGCATCGGAGAGCCCC CCTCAGAAACAGGTTCAGACTACCACCCCATCTTCTTCGCTCAGGACCAGCTGCTGGACGAGCTCTTCTGCATCTGCATCCAGCTGCTCAATAAGACCTGGAAGGAGATGAGAGCCACGCAGGAGGACTTTGACAAG GTAATGCAGGTTGTGCGTGAACAGATCACCAGGACTCTGTCCAGTAAGCCCACGTCTCTGGAGCTGTTTAAGAACAAGGTGAATGCCCTGAACTACAGTGAGATCCTCAAACTACGCCAGACGGAGCGGCTGCACCAAGAAGAGACCCTCGCCCCGCCTGTATT agAGCTGAAGGAGCGTCTGAGGCCAGAGCTGTTGGAGCTGATTCGCCAGCAGAGACTGAACCGCCTGTGTCAGGGAACCCTCTTCCGCAAGATCAGCAGCCGACGCAGACAGG ATAAGTTGTGGCACTGTCGCCTATCGCCCAATCACAAAGTCCTGCACTTTGGCGACGTGGAGGAGGAATCAGAAACACCCACCATCGAGAGTCTCCAGGAGAAGA TTCCTGTGGCAGATATCAAAGCACTGCTGATGGGGAAAGACTGCCCTCACATGAAGGAGCACAAGGGCAAACAGACCAAG GAAGTGTTGGCACTGGCGTTCAGCGTCACGTATGACGTGGAGGAGTACAGCCTCAACTTTATCGCCTCATCCAGAACCGAC TTCTGCCTGTGGACGGATGGACTGAGCGTGCTCCTGGGACGGGACATGAGCAGTGAGTGCATGAGGAGCGAGCTGGAGACCCTGCTCTCCATGGAGATCAAGCTCCGCCTCCTGGATCTGGAGAACGTGCCAATCCCAGACAGTGCCCCGCCGGTGCCTAAACCCCCCAGCAACTTCAACTTCTGCTACGACTTCAGCCAGGCTGAGCAGTAG
- the LOC109889575 gene encoding engulfment and cell motility protein 3 isoform X3 gives MQVVREQITRTLSSKPTSLELFKNKVNALNYSEILKLRQTERLHQEETLAPPVLELKERLRPELLELIRQQRLNRLCQGTLFRKISSRRRQDKLWHCRLSPNHKVLHFGDVEEESETPTIESLQEKIPVADIKALLMGKDCPHMKEHKGKQTKEVLALAFSVTYDVEEYSLNFIASSRTDFCLWTDGLSVLLGRDMSSECMRSELETLLSMEIKLRLLDLENVPIPDSAPPVPKPPSNFNFCYDFSQAEQ, from the exons ATGCAGGTTGTGCGTGAACAGATCACCAGGACTCTGTCCAGTAAGCCCACGTCTCTGGAGCTGTTTAAGAACAAGGTGAATGCCCTGAACTACAGTGAGATCCTCAAACTACGCCAGACGGAGCGGCTGCACCAAGAAGAGACCCTCGCCCCGCCTGTATT agAGCTGAAGGAGCGTCTGAGGCCAGAGCTGTTGGAGCTGATTCGCCAGCAGAGACTGAACCGCCTGTGTCAGGGAACCCTCTTCCGCAAGATCAGCAGCCGACGCAGACAGG ATAAGTTGTGGCACTGTCGCCTATCGCCCAATCACAAAGTCCTGCACTTTGGCGACGTGGAGGAGGAATCAGAAACACCCACCATCGAGAGTCTCCAGGAGAAGA TTCCTGTGGCAGATATCAAAGCACTGCTGATGGGGAAAGACTGCCCTCACATGAAGGAGCACAAGGGCAAACAGACCAAG GAAGTGTTGGCACTGGCGTTCAGCGTCACGTATGACGTGGAGGAGTACAGCCTCAACTTTATCGCCTCATCCAGAACCGAC TTCTGCCTGTGGACGGATGGACTGAGCGTGCTCCTGGGACGGGACATGAGCAGTGAGTGCATGAGGAGCGAGCTGGAGACCCTGCTCTCCATGGAGATCAAGCTCCGCCTCCTGGATCTGGAGAACGTGCCAATCCCAGACAGTGCCCCGCCGGTGCCTAAACCCCCCAGCAACTTCAACTTCTGCTACGACTTCAGCCAGGCTGAGCAGTAG
- the LOC109889575 gene encoding engulfment and cell motility protein 3 isoform X2, with the protein MEVMQVVREQITRTLSSKPTSLELFKNKVNALNYSEILKLRQTERLHQEETLAPPVLELKERLRPELLELIRQQRLNRLCQGTLFRKISSRRRQDKLWHCRLSPNHKVLHFGDVEEESETPTIESLQEKIPVADIKALLMGKDCPHMKEHKGKQTKEVLALAFSVTYDVEEYSLNFIASSRTDFCLWTDGLSVLLGRDMSSECMRSELETLLSMEIKLRLLDLENVPIPDSAPPVPKPPSNFNFCYDFSQAEQ; encoded by the exons ATGGAG GTAATGCAGGTTGTGCGTGAACAGATCACCAGGACTCTGTCCAGTAAGCCCACGTCTCTGGAGCTGTTTAAGAACAAGGTGAATGCCCTGAACTACAGTGAGATCCTCAAACTACGCCAGACGGAGCGGCTGCACCAAGAAGAGACCCTCGCCCCGCCTGTATT agAGCTGAAGGAGCGTCTGAGGCCAGAGCTGTTGGAGCTGATTCGCCAGCAGAGACTGAACCGCCTGTGTCAGGGAACCCTCTTCCGCAAGATCAGCAGCCGACGCAGACAGG ATAAGTTGTGGCACTGTCGCCTATCGCCCAATCACAAAGTCCTGCACTTTGGCGACGTGGAGGAGGAATCAGAAACACCCACCATCGAGAGTCTCCAGGAGAAGA TTCCTGTGGCAGATATCAAAGCACTGCTGATGGGGAAAGACTGCCCTCACATGAAGGAGCACAAGGGCAAACAGACCAAG GAAGTGTTGGCACTGGCGTTCAGCGTCACGTATGACGTGGAGGAGTACAGCCTCAACTTTATCGCCTCATCCAGAACCGAC TTCTGCCTGTGGACGGATGGACTGAGCGTGCTCCTGGGACGGGACATGAGCAGTGAGTGCATGAGGAGCGAGCTGGAGACCCTGCTCTCCATGGAGATCAAGCTCCGCCTCCTGGATCTGGAGAACGTGCCAATCCCAGACAGTGCCCCGCCGGTGCCTAAACCCCCCAGCAACTTCAACTTCTGCTACGACTTCAGCCAGGCTGAGCAGTAG